CGGTCATTGCCGACAACTCCGCCTGTTGCAGAAAAAATCTCTTCTAAAATAGTAAATTGCACTTGCTCCAGTGAATTGAGTTTACCAAGTTTTGGAAAATAGTAACGAAGACTAATTAAAGATTGCGACATATCTGCTTTTGTGACGATTTCTGTTCTAATAGAATGCATTGTGTTCTCAACAACGTCACGAGAAGGAAGCCAGGTTGTGATTGACGGTTCTTTGTAAGGAATTTTTGTCACAAGTTTTTTTATTGACTCTATATCTTTTTGATTAAAATTACCTGAAACAAAGAGATTTAGCCCATTTTTGCTAACCACTTTTGCGTAAATTTCTTTAATTTTATCGTAAGTAACGGCATTAATTTTTTTAGGAGAGTTTCTTGCAATTGCTGTTGCAAAGTAATGAGTTTTTCCAAAAATTAACTCAATTGCCTGTTGATCAATAAAACGCATTTGTTTATCTGGGGTGTTAGAGTCGAGTAATTTTCTAAAAGAATCGGTTGCCTGTTGTTTCCATAGAGGCAGAGCATTTCTTTCAAAGCGAGGCTTTAGAATGACGTTTGCAATGAGTTCAATCACTTTAGGAAAATCAGTTGATAATGCATCAGCTGTAATAAATAGCTGACCTTGTGGAGTAAGTCCTGTTTTTAAGTTTATTCCATGTTCAGTGATATAATTTTGAAAGGCATCATAGCTCATGTTACCACTGCCACCAAAAACCAATAAATCCGTTAAGGCTCCAAATGCTGTGCGTTCCTCTTGTTTTAGTGAGTAAACATTGCTAGGAAAAACGAGATTAATTTTAAACTTAAGTGCAGACTCGCTGGGCAAAGTGTAGATCGCAGCACCACCATCTATGGGAATACGAACATAATTAACACTAGGCCAAGTTATTGAGCGCCAATTGAGTTCTGTAGGTTTGGTAAAAATGACAGGACGATTTGTTTGCAATGAGTCTTGGGCAAAAGAAGTTGTTGCAAAAATCCATGAACCAACAGAAACAGAAAAAATTTTGAATGTTTTTATTAAAAAATAATGTTTGAGAAACTGCATTCCAAATTTTCCTTATTTATTTGTGTGATTTTTTAAAATCGTTAAAAAAGTCTTGACAACTAATCGCTTCTTCTTGTGGCACAATGCCTGTTATATAATATTTATGTTTTCCTAAATTTTCTTTAATCCATTGTCTTAAAGATTCTGTTGTTGCTGCTTCTGCAATTTTTTCGGCTGTTCCAACTGCGTTAAAGTTTTTTAAAAAGAATGTATTATCTAAAATAGTATTTGTTAATGCTGTCATGCGTTCTGCTGTTTCTGCATTGTTAACAGCAAGTTGTTTTAAAATTTGTTTTTTGATTTTTGTAGTTAGAGGTTTGTTTAGTACTTCATCAATTCCCTTTTCCCAAAATTTTTGTACCTCTTCAAATGATTGGTTTTTAGACAAAGAAAACGTTGCAACAATGGGGTAACTTTGATTTTGCCAATATGTTTTATAAAAAAGAAGATCAGTTGCGAGATTTTCTTTGACAAGTCGTCTTTCAAATGTTCCGTTAGCATGATCATCAAGAAGGGATTGAAAGATAATAGAATAAATAATTGATTTTAAATCGAAGTGACTTGATGGATAAACAAAGCGAAAGCGTTTGGTCATGATGGGAGCACTACAAATAAATTTTTTATTGAGATCTCTCGTAAAATAATCTGCAGGAAGTTTAGTGTGTTGTGTTTTTAATTTTCCTTTCCAGTCGCCAAAATATTTATTGACTAAATTTGCCACGTCTTTGTGTTCAAAGGGACCACCAATTACAAGTAATGTATTGTCTGGGGTGTAAAAGCCTTCATAAAATTTTTTTGCAGCTTCAATTTTCATGTCTTGAACATCTTTTTTAGTACCAATGGTAAGCCATTCCATTGAAGTCCCGCGTTCTGTAATGGCACGCAGAAATTCTTGACTTCTGGCTAAAGGATCGTTTTCAACTCGAAGTTTTCTTTCTGAGATGACGGCTCCTTTTTCGATTGAAAAATAAGGCTCTGCGAGATCGAGGTGTTTAAATCGTTCGGATTCAAGTTTGAGCATTGTTTCGAGAGCAGGAGCAGGGAATGTTGTAAAATAGGTGACAAAAGAGTCGTTTGTTCCAGCATTGCCAGATCCACCAACTGAGTTTAAAACTCGATCATAATTTCCTTCAGGAGCCCCTACGGTTTTTCTAAACATCATATGTTCAAAAAAATGGGCTAGGCCAGTTGTTCCCTTAGTTTCTCTATTGCTGCCCGCATCAAGCATAAAATGAATAGTGGCAATAGGGTTGCGGTTGTCTGGAACTACAATAAGGCGAAGTCCATTTGGAAAATGATATTGAAAAGCTTGTGTTTTAGCCCCAGGTATAATGTAAGCAGTTTGATTCAGCTTAGGGGTTAAGTTTGTGCTGCTATGCGATGTTTGTACAGTAAAGAAACATGCTAAAGAAGCCAAAACACATGCGCGAAGTTTTAAGTTTTGCTTCAGTAACAAAAAATTAAGAGACATTTTTTTATGAATCCTTTCTTATATATTTTTGAGCATAATTACGCACGCCGGCTTCTGCTAAAATATGAAATGTGCGAACCATTCGAATATCTTCTTGAGAAAACTCATCTAGTTTGGCATAAATGATGTTTTTTCTACTTTGTTTTAAAATTTTTGCAATTCGTTGTGAGGGTGGGTGATTAGAAATAAATAAAAGACTTTTATGATTTGTTGAGAGCGCTCCTGCTAAAATTAAGCATTCTGTAAAATTTCGTGCATGGTGTTGAATATAAGGATTATTCCAAGGATTTTCTATTGCACTGGGCAAAGGCATCACTGCAAAACCACCAAATTCACTTTTAGCAATGCCAGGACCAATTAAATTGTTTTTGAAAGGTGTAGCATAAAACATCAAGTTGCTATCATCGTGTTGTTCTGCAAGCCAAAATGAACGCCAAGAATATTCGTAATCTTTAGAAGAGTCTGCAAAACTAAACACCACAGTACCTATATCTGCTTTTGCTGTATGAAGACAATCTTTAATGATAATTTTTTCTTTATGCCAATTTCTTATTGTCTCCCGAATATCAAGACCATCACAAAAATCTGCTTGCAATTCTAAAAATACTGTTTCTTGGGAGCGAATTTTATGTTGCATATTTTTTTTAATATTAAGAGCAAGTTTTTCCATAAAAATATCTTCACTTGGGAATGAACACGAATAAGGGTGATCGTCGTGAACCCAGCTATTGTTAGCATATTTCTCTTCACTAACAGGTTCTATATTTTTATTCAGTGGCAATTTATTAATAGATTGTATTTTAGTTTTTGAAAATTTTTTTTGACTTTGAATAGTTTCAAACTTTTCTAAGCTTACTTTTGCAGTTTTATTAAAAAATTGATTTAAAGGTAGGTGAAGCGTTTCTAATGATGACGAATAAATTGGATTGGTTGGAATGTCCTTGCATTCTTTAAATAGTTCAAATGCAAAATTTGAATCAACAACAGCTTTAGCGGCAAGAAGAATATCAAAAATACAAGGAAATAACATATTTCTATCAAGGGCAAGTCTGTAAGAAAATCTAAAAAAATCACGTTCTTGACTTGCGTTGATTTCGAGTTTTGTCCATTCCGCATACTTTGCTGCTGTTCTTATAAAAGCTGCAGCATAACTTTTTTGTGCGAATTGAATCCAACTTAGAATATAATTTTTTTCTTCAAGAAGATCTTTGGCAAAAAAACCTGTTAAGTTCATATATTCTGAAAAAGTTTCATATGAAGTTTGGTAAATTTTAAATTGTTTTAAATTATTTTTAGATTTTGAATTTTTTAAAGAAATAACATTACTTAGTAATTTTTCTATTTCTATTTTTTGTTTCTTTAAAATAAAGTTAATTGTTTTAATTAGTTCATAACCGCATACAATTATAATTTTTTGATGAGGGTGTTTTTGAATAAATTTAATTATGTTTTTAACAGAATCAAAAAGATTTTTTTGTAAAAATATGTTTCTTTTTAAAATATTTGTAATTTCTATTTCTAAATTTTTTTGAATCCAAGTGGTTAATGCTCCAGAGACTAAAAGCTCAGGTGGAAGATAATTTTCAGAAATGGTTTGAAGATATAAATTCCATTGCAAATAACTTTCTACGCTCCCAATGCATTGGATACTTATATTTTGTTCATAAAATGCATGAAGAAAATGTCTTCTTGTGTCGAAGGGTTCAAAAAAACAAATAGGATTTTTTTCAATTTGCTCTATTAAGTTTTGTTCTTTTAAATTTTCTATAGAATTTTGCGATTTAATTAGTTCGGGAGTGGCTGTGATACATTGAGGAAAGCTTTTGATAATTTGATTTATATTTTGTTGAAATTCTTCTGGCCAATCTATAAGAATATGAGAATTATTAAAAATATTTTTTGTTTCTTTTAACTTTGTTAGATTTTTAATTATACAGTTTTCTTGTAAATTAGCTTTTGTAACCGGAAAAAAAATAATTTCATTATTTGAAAAAATTTTTTTTAAAGCAGGCATTTCAATTTTACCAACACTATATTCCCAGCCTAAAAAATTATCTTCTTCTTTTATATTATTTAACTGTTCTTTATCAAAAACAAAGTTTAAATATTTTGATAATTTTATGAGATTTGGCTGTTCTCGATTTTTGGTTGTCATTCGTTTTTGCTTCTTATTTAAACAGGTCTTAAATTGTGTTTCGCTGTTAAGTTAAGCTGAGATTCATCTTGTGGAAAATATTTTAAAGCATCTTCTCCTAAAATTGCAAATACACTTGATTTAAGTGCTTTGGGGAGGGTGAGTTCTTTATTTAAAGATCGCAATCTCTGTGCATATTTGGCTATTTGAATGCCGTCTCGTACAGAATAGTTTTCTTCATATCTATGAGATATGGCTAAAAAATTAACCAAAAGACTGAGTAAATTGTCTTCAATGTAAGGAACAGCATAACGAATAATGCGTGCTTCTGTTTCTATGTCTGCAAAATCAAGAAAAATTTGTGGATTAAGACGACTTTGAATATATTCGGGCAAATCGTATACACTGGAATCGTCATTCATGGTTGTCACAAACCGAAATTCTTTATGGGCGTGTATGCGAATTCCAGCAATAACAGAATCCACGTAACGCCTGTGATCGAGTAAAGACGCAAGACTGGCCCAACTTTTTTCGGACATGCGGTTGCCTTCGTCAAGAATGCATACGCCACCCACAAGCATTGCAGTCACAAGCGGACTTGCAACATACGAAATTTGCTTCCCTTCAGTGATAACAGGGGTAATAATTAAGTCGTCGGGTCTTGTGTCGCTTGTCCCTTGCATTAAAAAGGTAGGGTAATTCAGTTCTCTTGCGATCGATACTGCCAATGTTGTTTTGCCAACTCCAGGCTTTCCAATAAGTCGTGGGTTCATGGGCATATCATCATCTGAAAAACGCAGCCATGCTGCGCGCAATTGATGCGACGCATGCTCATGACCCAGCCAATTTGCGTTAACATTGTATTCTTTAGACAGTCTGACTGAAATATTGCCCAATTGAACATTTTCTGTGTTCTGATCAAATTGAATTTGTACGCTCATTGATTTTCCTTAACGTTTGAGTGAAGGCGCTTATTTGCTCGTTAAACCAAGGGAGCGTAATCGATTGCCTGAGCTGAGTCGGCCTCGAATTTGGGCTGCTTTTTCAGCGTAGTTGGGTTTTCCAATTAGGGCAAACATGTTATTTTTGTAGTCTTCAACCCCTGGTTGATCAAATGGATTGATCCCTCTGGCATAGCCACCAATTCCACAGGCTAACATATTAACATACATCCAATAGCCGAGCCACCAACTGTTTAGTTCAGGAATTTCCCAAACTAAGGTTGGTACTTTACCGTCGGAATGTGCTAAAAATGTGCCAAGTTGTGCTTCATTTTGAATATAAGAAATATCTTTGCCAGTGATAAATTGAAAACCATCATTGATATTCGCGTCAGGGATTTTAATCTTTCTTTTGACCGATCCTTTTGAAAGCGAATACTCATCTTGAATTTTTAAATGGGTTGCAAATAAATGGCGTTCACCATCTTGAAAATATTGTCCAAGAGAATGGAGATCGGTGGTAAAGTTACAGCTTGTTGGAAAAATACCTGTATTTTCTTTTCCATCACTTTCACCAAACAGTTGCTTCCACCATTCTGCAATGCCTCTTGTTTTGGGTGACCATGTACAAAGAGCTTCAATTTTGAATTTGTTTGCATACAGAATATTGCGAATTCCCGCGTAGCATAGTGCTGGATTGGTTTCTAAGGAATGATTTTTTTCTGTGGTGCAATCATAAAAAGCTTGTTGGGCACCGGCAATAAAGTCTTCAACCGCAATACCAGCAACAGCAAGCGGGAGCAAACCAACAGGAGTAAAAATAGAATATCGCCCACCAATATTTTTAGGGATAGAAAAGTGCGTGTAGTTTTGTTCTTTCGCAATTTTTAATAAAGTGCCTTCGGTTGGGTCGGTAATTGCAAAAATGCGGTGTTTGGCTTCGTCAGTACCAAACCTGTCGTCCATATATTTTTTTAGCACACGAAACGCAATTGCGGGTTCTGTGGTGCCTCCTGACTTAGAAACAACAAGTAAGCTTGGGGTATAGTGGTCAAGAACATCGAGTAGTTCTGTGAGTTCATCAATTGCGAGATGATGTCCAGCCCAAAATAAAATTGGTTTGCGGTGCAACGTTTCTGGATGGATGGGTGCAAAGCTGTGCGTTAATGCTTCATACATAGCTTTAGTGCCAAGTAAGCTGCCACCAATACCAATAACAACGAGTGCATCAGAATGCTGACAAATTGTTTCGACAGTGTTTTTTATGGTTGTTAATACTTTTGGGGATTCATCAACAGCATAATCAACCCATCCCGTAAATTCAGAGCTTTTGCCTTTGCCCATTAACAAAGAATTTTTTGCTGAAATTAAATTGCTCGTTTCTTGCGCCAAGTGTTTTTCTATCGGAAAGACGTCGTGGACTTTTGTCCAATCAAGAACAAGGCGTTTTTCATTCGACATAAAATGCGACTCCAGAAGTAAAAATTTTTTGGAAAGAGAATTAGATGTTAGGAATCTTTCCTTTCTTTATCATTCCCATATGACTTTAGGTTTGGCAATGGGAGGAGTCTTTTACAAAAAAAGAAGCTATAATTTACAGGGCATTAGTAAGAGTTGTACCATTTTTATATTCCAGAATATTTTCTAAAGTTGTAGAGACAATATGGCTCATTGCTTCGTCTGTTAAAAAAGCTTGGTGGGCGGTAATTAAAACATTTGGAAAAGTTAACAATCGCGCAAGATTGTCGTCTGCAATTCCTTCTTCAGAACAATCTGAAAAAAAATAATTGTCTTCTTCTTCGTAAACATCAAGACAAGCACCTTTAATGAGATTATTTTTTAGGGCGTAAATGAGCGCTTTGGTGTCAATAATAGCACCTCGACTCGTATTAATTAGCGTGACCGTTGGCTTCATCTTTTGAATGGATTCACGATTGATCAAATGATGTGTTTCTTTAGTTAATGGAACATGGAGAGAAATAATATCTGATTTTTGATACAATTCTGTTAGAGAGCAATAATTTAAATAAGTTAAATTGGGTTGCGGTTGCTTGTCATAGGCAAGAACGCGGCATCCAAAACCGTTCATGATTTTAGCCATGACTTGTCCAATTTTTCCAGTTCCAATGATACCTATTGTTTTTTGGTACAAGTCGTAGCCCATTAAACCCTCAAGCGAAAAATTAAATTCTCGAGAACGGTTGTAAGCTTTATGAATTTTGCGATTTAAGGAGAGCAATAGAGCAACTGTATGTTCAGCAATGGCATGTGGCGAATAAGCAGGAACGCGAACAACGGGAATACCCAATTCTTTAGCAGTGGCCAAATGCACATGATTAAACCCGGCACTGCGTAATGCAATGAGTTTAACGCCAACTTGATGAAGTACTTGAATTGTTTCAGGAGATAAGGAGTCATTGACAAAGGCACAAATACATTCAAAACCTTTTGCCAACAACGCTGTTTCTGGTGTGAGTTTTGTTTCTAAAAATTTGATATCAAATTTGAATTTTTGATTTACAGTATTAAAATAATGTTTTTCATAATTTTTGCTACTAAAAACTAATAATTTCATTGTTGACTCCTTATTTCACAGTTTCATAATTAGAGTACAGAAATTAATAGATTAAGAAAACTAAGGGCACTAATTTATTTTTTGTTTATAGTTTTAAGCTAACTTTAAAAAAACTTTTGAAACCAACTTTT
This region of Spirobacillus cienkowskii genomic DNA includes:
- a CDS encoding pitrilysin family protein — translated: MSLNFLLLKQNLKLRACVLASLACFFTVQTSHSSTNLTPKLNQTAYIIPGAKTQAFQYHFPNGLRLIVVPDNRNPIATIHFMLDAGSNRETKGTTGLAHFFEHMMFRKTVGAPEGNYDRVLNSVGGSGNAGTNDSFVTYFTTFPAPALETMLKLESERFKHLDLAEPYFSIEKGAVISERKLRVENDPLARSQEFLRAITERGTSMEWLTIGTKKDVQDMKIEAAKKFYEGFYTPDNTLLVIGGPFEHKDVANLVNKYFGDWKGKLKTQHTKLPADYFTRDLNKKFICSAPIMTKRFRFVYPSSHFDLKSIIYSIIFQSLLDDHANGTFERRLVKENLATDLLFYKTYWQNQSYPIVATFSLSKNQSFEEVQKFWEKGIDEVLNKPLTTKIKKQILKQLAVNNAETAERMTALTNTILDNTFFLKNFNAVGTAEKIAEAATTESLRQWIKENLGKHKYYITGIVPQEEAISCQDFFNDFKKSHK
- a CDS encoding 2-hydroxyacid dehydrogenase — protein: MKLLVFSSKNYEKHYFNTVNQKFKFDIKFLETKLTPETALLAKGFECICAFVNDSLSPETIQVLHQVGVKLIALRSAGFNHVHLATAKELGIPVVRVPAYSPHAIAEHTVALLLSLNRKIHKAYNRSREFNFSLEGLMGYDLYQKTIGIIGTGKIGQVMAKIMNGFGCRVLAYDKQPQPNLTYLNYCSLTELYQKSDIISLHVPLTKETHHLINRESIQKMKPTVTLINTSRGAIIDTKALIYALKNNLIKGACLDVYEEEDNYFFSDCSEEGIADDNLARLLTFPNVLITAHQAFLTDEAMSHIVSTTLENILEYKNGTTLTNAL
- a CDS encoding glucose-6-phosphate isomerase, translated to MSNEKRLVLDWTKVHDVFPIEKHLAQETSNLISAKNSLLMGKGKSSEFTGWVDYAVDESPKVLTTIKNTVETICQHSDALVVIGIGGSLLGTKAMYEALTHSFAPIHPETLHRKPILFWAGHHLAIDELTELLDVLDHYTPSLLVVSKSGGTTEPAIAFRVLKKYMDDRFGTDEAKHRIFAITDPTEGTLLKIAKEQNYTHFSIPKNIGGRYSIFTPVGLLPLAVAGIAVEDFIAGAQQAFYDCTTEKNHSLETNPALCYAGIRNILYANKFKIEALCTWSPKTRGIAEWWKQLFGESDGKENTGIFPTSCNFTTDLHSLGQYFQDGERHLFATHLKIQDEYSLSKGSVKRKIKIPDANINDGFQFITGKDISYIQNEAQLGTFLAHSDGKVPTLVWEIPELNSWWLGYWMYVNMLACGIGGYARGINPFDQPGVEDYKNNMFALIGKPNYAEKAAQIRGRLSSGNRLRSLGLTSK
- a CDS encoding AAA family ATPase; this encodes MSVQIQFDQNTENVQLGNISVRLSKEYNVNANWLGHEHASHQLRAAWLRFSDDDMPMNPRLIGKPGVGKTTLAVSIARELNYPTFLMQGTSDTRPDDLIITPVITEGKQISYVASPLVTAMLVGGVCILDEGNRMSEKSWASLASLLDHRRYVDSVIAGIRIHAHKEFRFVTTMNDDSSVYDLPEYIQSRLNPQIFLDFADIETEARIIRYAVPYIEDNLLSLLVNFLAISHRYEENYSVRDGIQIAKYAQRLRSLNKELTLPKALKSSVFAILGEDALKYFPQDESQLNLTAKHNLRPV
- a CDS encoding M16 family metallopeptidase, whose protein sequence is MQFLKHYFLIKTFKIFSVSVGSWIFATTSFAQDSLQTNRPVIFTKPTELNWRSITWPSVNYVRIPIDGGAAIYTLPSESALKFKINLVFPSNVYSLKQEERTAFGALTDLLVFGGSGNMSYDAFQNYITEHGINLKTGLTPQGQLFITADALSTDFPKVIELIANVILKPRFERNALPLWKQQATDSFRKLLDSNTPDKQMRFIDQQAIELIFGKTHYFATAIARNSPKKINAVTYDKIKEIYAKVVSKNGLNLFVSGNFNQKDIESIKKLVTKIPYKEPSITTWLPSRDVVENTMHSIRTEIVTKADMSQSLISLRYYFPKLGKLNSLEQVQFTILEEIFSATGGVVGNDRFSKALRADSGISYSPHAFFNATYLYPNTDVGMFALSFQSPNERVAEAVQIATKTWNEFIEKGVNQEELDNTRTSLMNRMLATEQTIFNKSDELMLQINKGLLPNINPIEMALSKLDKQRSLNEINAILKKLRQEAVFPVLIIMGNPPEQQIELIKKIDNIKIININKLEALTKHYF